One segment of Massilia sp. Se16.2.3 DNA contains the following:
- a CDS encoding carboxypeptidase family protein: MSIKISSQFDAGAIEIVNATSANAIDLNIRSDSHADITQWFYFRLQGAAGEPCTIRLLNAGQAAYPKGWEDYNAMASYDRINWFRVPTSFDGQVLTIEHTPGMDSVYYAYFEPYSWERHLELLDRAQMSEHVRMLDLGSTVDGRDLNMLVIGEPGAGKKKVWVIARQHPGETMAEWFVEGMLDALLDPAHPFGRQLLNETVFYVVPNMNPDGSVRGNLRTNAAGANLNREWLNPTMERSPEVFLVKQKMHETGVDLCLDVHGDEGLPYVFVAGSESLPNFTPEQAAAQKRFSDDFKIASPDFQDVHGYGESPYTEETLTMGSPHITHAFGCLSLTLELPFKDNANDPDPQVGWDGARSARLGAAVLQPVLQSIRALQ; encoded by the coding sequence AGTGGTTCTACTTCCGCCTGCAGGGCGCCGCAGGTGAGCCCTGCACGATCCGCCTGCTCAACGCCGGCCAGGCAGCGTACCCAAAAGGCTGGGAAGACTACAACGCGATGGCCAGCTACGACCGCATCAACTGGTTTCGCGTGCCGACCTCGTTCGACGGCCAGGTCTTGACGATCGAGCACACCCCGGGCATGGACAGCGTCTACTACGCCTACTTCGAGCCCTACTCGTGGGAGCGCCATCTCGAGCTGCTCGACCGCGCGCAGATGAGCGAGCACGTGCGCATGCTCGACCTCGGCTCCACCGTCGACGGCCGCGACCTGAACATGCTGGTGATCGGCGAACCCGGCGCAGGCAAGAAAAAAGTCTGGGTCATCGCGCGCCAGCACCCGGGCGAGACGATGGCGGAATGGTTCGTCGAAGGGATGCTCGACGCCCTGCTCGATCCGGCCCACCCGTTTGGCCGCCAGCTGCTGAACGAAACGGTGTTCTACGTGGTCCCGAACATGAACCCGGACGGCTCGGTGCGCGGCAACCTGCGCACGAATGCGGCCGGCGCCAACCTGAACCGCGAGTGGCTCAACCCCACCATGGAGCGCAGCCCGGAAGTCTTCCTGGTCAAGCAGAAGATGCATGAAACCGGCGTCGACCTGTGCCTGGACGTGCATGGCGACGAAGGCCTGCCGTATGTGTTCGTGGCCGGCAGCGAATCCCTGCCGAACTTCACGCCCGAGCAGGCCGCCGCGCAGAAGCGTTTCAGTGACGACTTCAAGATCGCCAGCCCCGACTTCCAGGACGTGCACGGCTACGGCGAATCGCCCTACACCGAAGAGACGCTGACCATGGGTTCGCCCCACATCACCCACGCCTTCGGCTGCCTGTCGCTGACCCTCGAGCTGCCGTTCAAGGACAACGCCAACGACCCGGACCCGCAGGTGGGCTGGGATGGCGCCCGCAGCGCACGCCTGGGTGCCGCCGTGCTGCAGCCGGTGCTGCAGTCGATCCGGGCCCTTCAATAA